The genomic stretch TATTTCCTAGTAATTTTTGGGGGAATACAGCTTGTGAGCAGCTGGCTAGCATATGGAGGTTGAAGTTGCATTGGATTTTATGCCTTGTTAAACCATTCATGTTGTAATCCAGATTCTGGAAAATGTTATGACAACCTATCTCGACATTCATGGCAAAATTCTGGACATGATGGACTTCTGGGAGCTGGTTTTTTTCCAAGAGTATCTGGATGTCTAGCTGGGGCTTCTTCTCTAGGAGTTCGAGAAAAAGGTTGTCTGCTCCACAGGAGTGATGAACCATATCGGCCTCCACGCCCCTATAAGGTCTGTttaatattatacattttcAGTTGGTACCAATGCGGTCTGAACACTCAGCAGCTTCATGTGAAATCTATGAATCTAGGCAATAATCTAACAATTATCATTCCTCTTTTGGTCCTAATATTAAACAGTTTAACGAAAGAAATAGAGATGAAATTTGCTATTTGCTATTATTTCAGGCAGTGCCTCCTTTACGAAGGCAGATTAGTGACTCATATAAAGATGAAACATGTGGCTCTTCTGAGCACTTGAGTCATGAGATAACAGAGGAGGAAAGGAGGAGAAAAGGTAGATTGGCACATTCTTGCTTTAATAGTTTGGTAATATAATCTATCAATTAATTACTCTCCAGATGCTAACATTATAATTCTTCCTACTCAGCTTCATTTGAGTTGATGAGGAAGGAACAGaaaaaccaaattcaagaaaagcaaaacaaaatctCAGATGATCGTAAGGAAAATTTAGACCCAGATATGGTAGCACTGCTACAGGATTCTGTAAAGGATAAGGGGCCTGTGGATGTATGCAATGAATCAGAGCAATACGCAGCACCCGCTGCTTCAAACCACAATTCTGACAATAGAGCTTCCATAGAAGGTTGTGCTACCATTCCGACCATAACCCCAGGTTTTACAAGCAGATTCTTTGAGGAGAATCTTGATAGAAAATCTTTAACTCATTCCCCTGCAACAAAGGTGAATAGTTTACATTTTTGAAACTAATACACCAAGACTTACTGTATTCGCAGTTCTTTTCTTAACTTCTCATCCCATGCAGCTGATAATTGAGTATGTGGGGGGAAAACCTGATGGTTAACTTCTTAATAATCATATAAAGATATAGCTTTTCTGAATAGCTTTTGTGTCATTTCTCTTGCTGTAAGCTAAATTTCTAGTGTTGACAACTTAAAATCATTCTGAAGGATGATTTATATTTATAGCCTAACACCCTTTATTTTGGTCCACAGTCTGATTACACCAAAAGCCTTGCATTATGTTCTTCTGCATTTGCTCCTCAGTCTGTTGAAGAAGGTATACTTGTGTGCATAGTTCATCATGTGTGGGTTCAAAAGTCTTTGAGTAATATTCTTTTTACTGGAAATTTACAATATCTGCATCAATGTTCATAAAATTTAGCTGTGGGGATGAACATAGAGAATCTAAAACTTCCATTTTAACATTGTCCCCAGATGAAAAACATGGTAGTGGCATCTCTAGCAACATGAGAGGTGGATCTAAAGTGTATGGGATGCCTCATGGAAATGCCACTGAGACCAGCCGCCTCTTATCCAATGGAAATGAACTTTCACCCAAGCTTACGACATATACCTCACAATCTGCTAAAGTTGGGATCTCTGAGCAATTATTTGGTTGTAACAAACCAACTGTGACTACAGGCGCTCTTACATGTGGGGACCTTGAACTATCCTTTTTATTCAAGATTAATGAAAATGACTCAATCCAGCATCACTATGAGCAAGATGGCAGCATTAATGATACAGAAAATGGACAGCCAAATTCTCCGAATCAGTGTGGTGCATCACAgcatcttctttctttgttgcaGAAGGGTACAGTCCTTACAGATTTGGCAGCATCTCCAGATAAAAGTCTTCTTTTTGAAGTTGGCACTGGCAGCAATGTGATTAGCATTTTTGGCCCGGAGAATGCTGGAAAATCTGACAATCAGGAAGCACTACGTGGAACTAGTTTTACAAAGGAGTTGCAATTAACTGATGCATCACTTTTTCTCCAAAAGGGTTCCCAATGCAGGGTTACAAAGGATAATGCTTCGCTGCCTTGTGGGTTTGCATCTCCAGTGATGGACAACAGTTTCTTTCCATCAAAAGTTGATGAATATGGACCCAGTGTGGTCAATCAAGAAGGCATTATGTCCTCAAGCTACAATACGCTAACTGATTCAAGTGAGATGAAGGGAAACAAGCAGGTCTCTGATGATATTCTGGCCAAAATTGGATCAAAAGTCCAACCTAAAGAGGGGTTGAAACTTAATCCTGTCAGGGACTTCGATGAAAAATCTGATTCAACCATTGAAATTTGTTTGCCTGATGAAGACAGTTTGATTACCTTTGATGACTACTGCTTTTTACCTGATGAGGACAGTCTGATTACAGGTGATGATGACTTCTGGCTTCCATCTGATGAGAATTCGTTGTTTAGCCCAAGTTCACAGGTTCATAATACTGAGAAGCCCTCTGGTCTAAATGTCACCCTCAGTCATGAAAACTCTTCTCAACTGCATTCAGAACATCCTACTACCGACCGTATTTCTTATGGCTTTGTGGGCTTGGAGCCCTCTAATCACACTCGTGCACAGAAATCTTACCCACAGTTTCATCACACTCAGCCATATACGGGACAGGCATTTTTGCATTCTCTAGGTTCTCAAACTTATCTGCATCCTGCGAGGAATTCCACGAAGGCAAAGACCTATCCTTCCACTCATTCTCCCCACAAGTTTTGCTCTACAAGTGTGCTACCCTCTCGTTTCCAGCAAACTCATGGTGAGCCAACCATGTTTGATCATCCTGTTAATCATATGCTGTTACAACAGATGTCCATCCCACACAAACTTCCTCCTCGCCAACTAAATGGACATCCAAGAGGTGTAATGCCTGATTTTCCCGTTAATCAAATAGCTTGTTACGGACAGGAGCTGAACCCAATGCAAGATTTTTACCCAACCTATGAGCAACCAAATTTTGCTGGTCTTGGAATGCCAAATCAGTACTTTATAGGTACCTTACTACTCCATAAACTAGATTTATGTGATGAATTTTTATCATGTTTGGGATAAGTTATTCAGAACTAAGATAAAATAGTGATGAGTTCTCTGCTATCTTTCATTTCTGTTGTGTCTTTAGATCCTCATGTTGCTAGAGACGATAATCACAGGAAGTTCAATGCTCTTTTTGGGAAGGAACTTGGAGCATCTTTTCCCGGAAGTGGACGTGGTCGAAGCAGTCTTGGCAATCAGGTTGACATAAGATTTTGGCATGAGCAATAGACCAGTATGTGCTTTTGGAGCTGTCTTCCTGGTACTCAACTAATTTCAGTAGTGGATATACAATTTTATCTTAGGGTTCATCTGCGACATAGGTAGTctagtgaaaaaaagaaagaagaaaaaaaatcacatttgtACCTAACAATTTGGTCGAGAATTGAGCActatataattcaaaaaaaaaaaaaaaagaattgagcAGTATATATGGAAacacagggaaaaaaaaacatactacaAGGAACGActgatattttcaatttttaatattggCATTTTGGTTGTATGTGTTTGTTTGCTTATAGTTCCTATCGGGTTTCAACTTGGGAGTTTAAGGAGGCTTCCCACCCCATCCCCCACCACCCCctcaacacacaaaaaaataataataataaaaatgggcATCGAATTCCACATATCCGGAGATGATTGCTATTGATCTATTTCCATTGGTCATACGAGcattcatatgatcatgtgtatGTGCTTGATATTAACAACTTAAATGTTTTAAATCATGGTACAAAGATGACATCGAATTACAAGGTTGCTGGTTAGTGTTGAACTTGGGATCGACCGGTTCAAAATGGCCATGTCTGGTTTAATGATTTGGTACACTGTTGAGCATTAGCAGCCCAtgagaaaaaagataaataccAGACTTCTTAATGTACATAAAACATCCACTAGCAATGAAGAACCAAATATTATTATACGAAGTAAATCAAGAATAAATAGCTTCCAGATAGGATTGATAATTTGATTACACTGGCATACACTAGCTAGGTATTGCGCCTTGCGCATTATCAGTAGATTAATCAAAAGCAAAACTTGACAACAAGAAGACCTACACTTAGTACACTATACAGGATCGGCCTTCAGAAAACAACTTCAACAACTATACATTCCCGCACTATgtattccttttatttttccttgttaacatatatacataacacAAAAATCTGTAGCCAAAGACCTCACTATAGGCAAACCAGTGCAGCAGATTATCAAGAGTCACAATGTCGCACTTTCCTCTGGCACCATCACGATGGGTGGTTGTGCACAAGCCAACACCGTAAGTAACAAAACTCTTCTGCCCAAGCTAAGCAACAGTCTTGGACTGCTCACTATACAAGGTTTTGTCTGCATCACCATAATCAGTTGTGTCTGTTTCAATCTCATACGATGACAGCAACTTCCTCTGCACCAAAGCAAAAGATAAGCATCATATCCACAAAGAGGCAATGATGCAGATGAACTAGTATAAATAAGCATTTACtcggacaaaaaaaaagaagcaatagCATAAGACCAGTCTGAGGTGAACTGAACTATTGTGTCAAGAACCTAAGATTTGATCTAGACTTGCCAACCTCTAATCAGGTCCTTCCCTCGAGAGTTAAATATGGAACAGAGGAAGTGCCATTGCATGGTCAGAGAATATCACCTAGGAAACTACGACTAAAGCTATCAGCCACCCCAATCCAGGGACTGCCCACAATTTGGATTTGTTTCTGCTAAATATGCGTTCTGGCTACAAGAGGTGTCTATTTCTTTATTAGTAAGAGTCTAGTTCAGTTATTGGACCCTATTTATGGCCTATAGCTTTATTAGAGAAACTACCAAATGCATTATTAGTTCCTTCAAATATTAGGATTTGagcatttttttaaacaagttTAACGTACTTTCTTTCTTCCTATGTTCTAATTTGTACCATTAGTATTCTGAAGTATTATTCACAGCCCTGAACAGCACAGAATCTTGTCTAATTTTACAAGCCAAAGCAACGTGAACCAACCATAAAACCCTACTTTTGTTGCATTTCAGAACATTTCAGGAATCAGTTTTCCTCGAGTTTGGCCCCTTCTGCCTTTGAACTCTAAACAACATAAACACTAATTCTTTTATACACCACCGTCTTAAATCCTAACTTCTCCAAGTGTAGCCAACCCCAATAAAAGATTGTAAACAGATTTTCCTATCTTTACGTCACAAAAACTAACCATTATGATCAAATTTGTGCAGTAATTCAGCATAAGGTAAATCTAATCTGTCCTTGCTcatgatttttcatttctaatttgttttttttttttttgataagtaaaagtattatataacaagagcgcagaggggcgcaacccatatacacgggaagtataaaaagagagcgcctaggaaggagagaaatgaaagaggaagtcagaaaaactaattactaaaggagctagcgAAGCGGctgtccaagagtaaagagtaaagaagaaaaaatgagtcagctcctctatagtcctagtagaattctcaaaacatctagcatttctttcagtccatatacaccacataagacatagaggaatcatcttccaaactaccgcgcttcgagcacgacctcccgaccaccagcaataaaataaatcccTCACTTTGCCAGGCATAACCCAAAGCATCCCAAACCGACTAAAGATAGTGTGCCAAAGAGTTCTTGCGgtttcgcaatggagaagaagatgatctaccgACTCTCCTgactttttgcacatacaacaccactccaccaccACAAAGTTCCTCTTACGTAGATTATCaatagtcaaaattttgcctagggccgcggtccacccgaaaaaagccactcgcaaaggCACCTTTGTGcaccaaatactcctccaaggaaacacctcatggtcAAAGTTAGACAATGCCTTgaagagcgacttaacctcaaACTTGCCTTTCCTAGACGAGgcccagcaaatacgatccacCGTACCTACAGAGATCTTGCACGAGTACAACCaatcaaaaaaaggagcaaccaaatccatcaaatccatctcccaatcctgaacGGGATGCACAAAAATGACGTTCCACTCTACAATCCCATTCCTCcaagtaaaattatccttcacccaagcttctttgtgccTAGCGATGCTGAACAAAGAAGGGAAGTCTTGCTTCAAAGGAttttccccacaccaaatatcatgccagaaacgaactttcgaaccctcccccacctcaaaccgaatgTACTTGATTGCTGCAGTCTCAGAATTTAGGTCATTTTACTGGACCATTATACAAATCATGCAAAAACTCACAATGCAATATAATTCACGTAGCAAAAGTCtaaaatcagataaaaaatTTCGCTCACATGCGACCTTAATGTGTATAGAGTGAAAGCACTTCTAACACACAATCATTTGTCAGTTTTTAATGCATAATACATTAAAGCAGAAgcaaataaaaagataaaaaaaaaaaaaaagtctaaaatcagataaaaaatTTGGCTCGCATGCGACCTTAACGTGTATAGAGTGAAAGCACTTCTAACACACCATCATTTGTCAGTTTTTAATGCATAATACATTAAAgcagaagcaaaaaaaaaaaaaatcttatacaTCAAACTCTGAAAGCATAATAGTAAGCTGCAAATTGCCAAACCCAAATAACAATGATAATTGATGATCATTACTAGGCCTAAAAAGTTGTAGTTTCATACCAGTCAAGATCAGCCAAAAGCACACTGCTAGCAAATTAAACTTTGGGCTGCTAAAGGACTAGCCAAAGTGAAGGACTTAGATTCTTGCCCAAGTTAATATTACAACGGGTATTTTACCAGAGTTGGTATTCATGCAGATTGCTCAAATATTTCCACTAAAATATAAGAGCTCAATGAATGGGGCCTTACATGGTCCTCGAAATCGGGGCTGGTCAGATTGATTGACAGGTTTCTCATTAACAGTAGCACCTGAAGAAGAGCCAAAGATACGAGTAAATAAGAATATAAGTCATCTTCAAAGAATATGTGGATATGTACAGTTGTAACAGTTGGCAGTATTGTTAAAAGCACCCGCCACGCAAAGTGcaaagcacaaaaagaaaacatttcatGACCTTAAAGCAAAGCACGGTTAGAGTGCAACAAGCAAGCATTTTTTGTGGAAACAcaactattttttataaaatctttTTTGGACCTAAAACCTTTGTGCAATTGCATAATGCTCCAACTGTTTTGAGCTAATAAGCTAAACaaatcaattttgattttttgttttcacttttgTGCTTTTATATCCTTCTCTTGCATTTGCATAATGTGAATTTTAGTTTGGTGAGGAGAATGCTTGCGCTTTGTACCAAGGCTCCATCTGGCCTTTGCACTGAAATGCGAATTGTGATTTTTGAGAACACCCCGGTTAGTCAAAGTCACAACTCAAAATTAGTTCTTAAGGAAGTTGCAATGTACAGGTGAAGATTCATCAAGCTAAAAGTTCTTATGCTCATTCAAGATTAAGCAGCATCTCTGCTACCAAACAGCATACACACATCACATAACCACATACAGCATGActttatatataaagaatttgaTCAACATGATATAGGTTTTACATACCGTTTCAACATCTATAGGGTCCATCTTTCTTAGCCTCAGCAGATGACCACTAGCGTTTGGATCAAAGACACTGCCAATGAAACTGTATACTTGAGCAAAGTCAGGCAGAACTGCATCAAACAAAAGGACATTAGAGTATGTATACATGATGAATCACTGCTAGCATCTAATAAAACgatcattttttattaagtgtCATCGTAATTAAATGAGAGAAATTGGAACGTGACAGGGGCACACATCAACAATGATCCCACAGAATATTCATGAGGTGAATGTCAGCAGTGGTTCTGGATGCAAGGTCAATTAGAGAAAACAAGTCTATATTTCATAATTGGCTACACAAGGAGGAGCACTATATTTCCAAAATCCAGTATCTAGCACAGTGATCATACTATTACTATCGTTGAGCAAGCATGGAATAATGCCTCCCATTTTCATGCAGGATATAGGCACCTAACCCTACAATGGTTGGCGCCCTGTACATATGCATAGCAGCATCACGTTGGCAAACACCGATGGAAGTGTTCATTATAAACATTCTGAAAAATAGAGTTCGCACTTTGGAAATTTGGAACATCCAGTATCCAACTTATCAAAAACGAAAAATCCAGCATTCATAAAACTTGTTTTTCCTGTTATTGCTAAGTTAGACAGCAGCTGTAGGTCTTGAAACAATGACCATACCTTCCCCCTAGTTTTCACGGAGAGAGGAGGGGAATTGCAGAGGGGGCTCATTGGCTCATAAACATGTTgcaacagaatttttttttttttttgatgaatgttGTTGGAACAGAAAATTGGTGCTTGTATCAAcacaatttatattttaaatacaCTTCCAGAAATCTGCCTGAATTTATTCCACTTCCAAGACGAAGAATATCAAAAACACTATTAAACTATGAAAACCAGTTAGGTAATATAGCTTTTCTAGAAAGAATGAATGCAGTTATGAATTAAAGTTCTAACCTCTCAATGAATGGCTATGTTTTCCTTTATCAGTTGTTTCAGCAACAGGTCGTGTTCTTGGAGTGCTTTCAGTGCTACTACAACAGTTATTTGTCGCTGTTGGCCCTGGAAAGGAAACATCATATGGAAAACAAATGACATTTTGAAGCTACTTTTGTGGAAGACTCAACTACCATTGATACATTTATAAAGTAGAAATCATGTTGAAGTTAGTGAAATCCAAATATGTGAGAAACCAAACCTTTTGTCCCATGCGATATATTAGGGTTCTGCATACTGTTGTTCGTCCAGGATGGCATGGCAGCAGTAGTTACAGGACTCCCAAGCATTGATGAGGAATCAGGCCTTAACACATATCCAGATTCAAGCAGAGCAGATGAGGTTTGAAAAGATCCCGACACTTGTAAGAGCACTGGAGCTGCCAAATATGACATATGAGCCTGGGTTTGCACTAAGTTGGTATTAAAACAACTAACCCTACTTGAAATAAACTATGCTGACCATTTTTTGAAGCCTTCTGAGGATATGGATGAGCAGCTTTCCTTTTTGGCCGGGGTGGAGGTAAATGTTCACTCGTCCCGCTCTTCTGAACCTTCATAAAGTACTTTTGTGCATGACTACGTATCTGCAAAAGGTGTCCTTATGAGTATCAGAATTCATAACAAATGAATTAAATTAGGATAATTGCATCAGTTAAGTCACAAAGACATTTGTTCCCTTCAATGCGTTTGACACTGCACAATGAATGTCTAGAGAACATCACTGGAAATAACATTTAAAAACCTAAATTATTATGATACTTCTTACAGAAAAAGACAATTGCAATTGCAGAACGTTGAAGCCACAAGAAACTGGAATTGCACACTCTTATGCAAGCCATGTGACAATCAAAAATTTCTCAATGAACATCATTTAATGCATTCTTCACCATAAGGCACGGTGACAGCGGTGAGAGAGCAGGAAGCTGAAGCATACTTCAATTTCTCAAGCAAAATAATTCAGGCCAACACaattactctaattattttatttccaatGCCAGCTCAATGGTGGCGTATAAGCAGAGTTGTATGATCATATAACATAAACAGAAAACCTAGACAGcagccgagagagagagagagagagagagagagagagcacgaTGGAAAATCAATAACATAAAtggagataaaaataataatgagacCTTAGGTAGGAGAACAAACTGACAAGTGAAAAGTTCGACCTTATCCCACTTTATACCATTTTCTGTCAGTTAAGCCTTACAGCTACAGTTTATCTTGAACATGAGATGCTATTGAAGATAAGCACAAGTACAAAAGAGAGCTTAAGAAAGACGCATAAGCGAAACAGTGAAGACCTCCTTATCCCTCCCTACCTCTTTTGGATGGAAAAAAAACATGATACTAACcaagaaaataatagaaaaaagaaaagaaaatagccTGGGTTGTTGAGTAAATGAAAGAATCCAGATCAATATGCAACGCACATAAATCATGCAGAAAGAATGGTATGAACAATTTGTAAACAGAATGGGAATTTGGCATTTAAGATCACCTGTATAACTGACTTAGACCCAACAAATGCTTCAATCTTTTTCCAGTCACGGTCAAAGCTGAGTACAATAACAAACATAGGTAGTATCAGGGAATAATACAGAAAGTAGGAACAAGAactaacaattaaaaaaaaggcatgATCATTTAGGCAAGTAAATTAAGTTTTAAGCACACCAAGTTCCTCTAAGCTAACTCGATAAAGAGCCTAaagtattataatttttgaactgtgattgaaatttttatcgataaaataaatttttcagCAGGATCATATAGCCCATTTACTGTGTTGTACGATAATGGAAGCATCAAAGAACTTAAACCAAAGAAGCAAATTAAACATCATTTGTCTCAAATATGTCATTTCTTGCTTTCTCACACGTCAACTGCAAATGATTTTGGACTGATTAATGGTAAAATGTCAAAAAGTTATTTGTAATTCAATGATACCAAGTACCAACCTTATTACCACACAGTCGATTAGTAGAActataaaaaatgaaaccaaTAAACTGCAATTTGAGAGGAAAGAGAGGACTTTAAACTAATTCGATATTATCCCTCCTTTTTGGCAATCCCTCACCTCACAAGCTTGCTCTCACTTATTCTCTAAAGTTCAAAACCAGTTTTTGGTAAAAAGTTataattttgattgattttggCCAACTGTTCCGAAATTTTTGTATCGCATTGTCTTCTTGTTCTTAGGAATATGAAGATATGGACGGACTACTACGTTCTAAAATTTCCAAATATAGGACACGTCAAAATGAAAAGTATAgtgaatggttttttttttttttttttttttggaaacatcACCAAAATTTCATGATACTTTTTTTGcttccaaaaaattattaaaaaaataaaaaagaagaagaagaagcaaataacaaatttaaataagaaaaagaaaaagaaaatcttttcgAACTCTTCaccaaaaatgcccttatataaCCATACGGCTACACAGCTATAACTACACTTGAAATACTCATATCAAGAAAGAATGAAACCTCAGCagataaaaaatggaaaaataaaataaaaattaggaaaataaatatcTGCATTCAGAAACCGAGACTCTATCTCTATGCACAATAAAATTTACACAACAAGGAAACACTCCAAAACGTTTTCCTACAAGACCCAATTCAACCTATATCTACACTTGTTTGCCCAccaaaaaacacatgaaaaattTACTCTACACATTTCT from Corylus avellana chromosome ca1, CavTom2PMs-1.0 encodes the following:
- the LOC132167495 gene encoding uncharacterized protein LOC132167495; this encodes MSTASENRSSIVQSESDGTVEELHKQPKVSYTREFLISLAELDTCKQLPCGLDLSILREHDASNRSSQSSRGSDSGKCYDNLSRHSWQNSGHDGLLGAGFFPRVSGCLAGASSLGVREKGCLLHRSDEPYRPPRPYKAVPPLRRQISDSYKDETCGSSEHLSHEITEEERRRKASFELMRKEQKNQIQEKQNKISDDRKENLDPDMVALLQDSVKDKGPVDVCNESEQYAAPAASNHNSDNRASIEGCATIPTITPGFTSRFFEENLDRKSLTHSPATKSDYTKSLALCSSAFAPQSVEEDEKHGSGISSNMRGGSKVYGMPHGNATETSRLLSNGNELSPKLTTYTSQSAKVGISEQLFGCNKPTVTTGALTCGDLELSFLFKINENDSIQHHYEQDGSINDTENGQPNSPNQCGASQHLLSLLQKGTVLTDLAASPDKSLLFEVGTGSNVISIFGPENAGKSDNQEALRGTSFTKELQLTDASLFLQKGSQCRVTKDNASLPCGFASPVMDNSFFPSKVDEYGPSVVNQEGIMSSSYNTLTDSSEMKGNKQVSDDILAKIGSKVQPKEGLKLNPVRDFDEKSDSTIEICLPDEDSLITFDDYCFLPDEDSLITGDDDFWLPSDENSLFSPSSQVHNTEKPSGLNVTLSHENSSQLHSEHPTTDRISYGFVGLEPSNHTRAQKSYPQFHHTQPYTGQAFLHSLGSQTYLHPARNSTKAKTYPSTHSPHKFCSTSVLPSRFQQTHGEPTMFDHPVNHMLLQQMSIPHKLPPRQLNGHPRGVMPDFPVNQIACYGQELNPMQDFYPTYEQPNFAGLGMPNQYFIDPHVARDDNHRKFNALFGKELGASFPGSGRGRSSLGNQVDIRFWHEQ
- the LOC132161929 gene encoding protein REVEILLE 6 isoform X1, with the protein product MVSKNTNPAEGFYLEPSGMALPGLGPFATTTATTTTTATTASTTASSEDLSKKIRKPYTITKSRESWTEPEHDKFLEALQLFDRDWKKIEAFVGSKSVIQIRSHAQKYFMKVQKSGTSEHLPPPRPKRKAAHPYPQKASKNAPVLLQVSGSFQTSSALLESGYVLRPDSSSMLGSPVTTAAMPSWTNNSMQNPNISHGTKGPTATNNCCSSTESTPRTRPVAETTDKGKHSHSLRVLPDFAQVYSFIGSVFDPNASGHLLRLRKMDPIDVETVLLLMRNLSINLTSPDFEDHRKLLSSYEIETDTTDYGDADKTLYSEQSKTVA
- the LOC132161929 gene encoding protein REVEILLE 6 isoform X3 → MVSKNTNPAEGFYLEPSGMALPGLGPFATTTATTTTTATTASTTASSEDLSKKIRKPYTITKSRESWTEPEHDKFLEALQLFDRDWKKIEAFVGSKSVIQIRSHAQKYFMKVQKSGTSEHLPPPRPKRKAAHPYPQKASKNVLLQVSGSFQTSSALLESGYVLRPDSSSMLGSPVTTAAMPSWTNNSMQNPNISHGTKGPTATNNCCSSTESTPRTRPVAETTDKGKHSHSLRVLPDFAQVYSFIGSVFDPNASGHLLRLRKMDPIDVETVLLLMRNLSINLTSPDFEDHRKLLSSYEIETDTTDYGDADKTLYSEQSKTVA
- the LOC132161929 gene encoding protein REVEILLE 6 isoform X2, yielding MVSKNTNPAEGFYLEPSGMALPGLGPFATTTATTTTTATTASTTASSEDLSKKIRKPYTITKSRESWTEPEHDKFLEALQLFDRDWKKIEAFVGSKSVIQIRSHAQKYFMKVQKSGTSEHLPPPRPKRKAAHPYPQKASKNAPVLLQVSGSFQTSSALLESGYVLRPDSSSMLGSPVTTAAMPSWTNNSMQNPNISHGTKGPTATNNCCSSTESTPRTRPVAETTDKGKHSHSLRVLPDFAQVYSFIGSVFDPNASGHLLRLRKMDPIDVETVLLLMRNLSINLTSPDFEDHRKLLSSYEIETDTTDYGDADKTLYSEQSKTVA